AGGACAACGCGACCATGTGGCGCCGCAATTGGGAGAGGCTACAGGAAAGCGTGGCTACGCTGCATGTCGCCCGCGGCGAGGGTGGACAGGTGGATCCGGGCTTTGAGCAGACGCTCTACGATGTCAAGACAATGTTCTGGGACCAATTGGAAGACGACTTGGATCTCCAGCATTTTTGGCCTGTACTCTGGAGTTTATGCCGAACGATCCTCAAAAAGGCCTCCCAGGGCCGACTGGCTCCGGTCGAGGCCGCTCGAGGCTGGAAACTTGTGACGGATCTGGACACGATTCTCGGCGTGGTCGATTGGCATACACTGCCCTTACGTCAGGATCAGTGGCCTGAGGGGGTTCGGGATCGGATCGCATTGCGCGAACAGGCCCGGCGCGATCGGGATTTTGCCCGGGCCGATCTCCTGCGTCAGGAAATCGTCGCCAAAGGGTACCGGCTTGAAGACACCCCCCAAGGGCCGCGAGTATTTCCGGCTTGAAGCAGGGGCTTTGCAGGCCGTTGATACTCTCTCGATGGGAGCAAAGCTGCCACCTGTTCATACTCTTGGGGTCGAATACCTGCGCTGCGATCTTGAATTTTTGTTGGCTTGCCCTTGAGATTTCTCAACAGGCAGTTAGCCCAGGGATCACGAATGCTCGTCGGGCGATGGGTGTGCAAGCGGTGTCCCCATGGTTCAAAAGAGCAAAGGCCCTGTCTGGAATTGTTCAGGCAGGGCCTTTGCTCTTTGGCGTCTGCGGCGTATCACCGGGCCTGTGAGGTGGAGATTATTTTTTTCCTGAGATCCGTTTGACGTCGATCCCGTATTTTTTGACCTTGTAATTGATGATCCGGTAGCTGGCGCGCAGATTGCGGGCCGCCTGGAGCATATTTCCTTTGGTTTTTTTCAGCGCCTCGACCAGGAGTTCCTGTTCGAAACGGGCCACAGCCTCGCCGAAGGAGAGATCGGTGTCCGTGGCCGAACTCTCAGCGGTCTGCAATGACGGCGGCAGATGGTAGGTCCGGATAACATCTTCGTTGCATAACAAAACAGCGCGTTCAATGCAGTTGCGCAATTCCCTGACGTTTCCCGGCCAATGGTATTGGACGAGGAGATCGATAGCCGGTGAGGAGACCCGCTTGATACTTTTTTGGTACTCCCGGGCGAAATAGGACAGGAAATGTTCGGTCAAAGGGATGATATCGTCGCGGCGCTCGCGCAGGGAGGGGATGAAAACCGGAAAAACATTGATCCGGTAATACAGATCCTCGCGAAAGCTGCCATCTTCAAGGAGCATTTCCAGAGGACGGTGGGTGGCGCAAACGAGGCGGACATCGACCTTGATGGGGCGTTCGCTGCCCAGGCGCTGGATTTCGCCCTCCTGGATGGCCCGCAGGAGTTTGGCCTGGGCCTCGGCACTGAGCTCGCCGATCTCATCCAGAAAAAGCGTCCCTTCATGGGCCATTTCAAAGCGGCCTTTTTTGGCGCTGACCGCCCCGGTAAAGGCCCCTTTTTCGTGACCGAACAATTCGCTTTCCAACAGGTCTGCAGGAAGCGCAGCGCAGTTGAGCTTGATGCAGGGCTTGTCACGGCGGGGGCTGGCGCGGTGGATGGCCTCAGCCAGGAGTTCTTTCCCGGTCCCGGATTCGCCGCGCAGTAAGACCGTGGCCCGGCTCGGTGCGACCTGATAGATCTGTTGCAGGACCATGCCCATGGTCTTGGAGAAGGCGATGATCTCTTCGGTGTCGACCTGGAGCAAATCGCCGTCCTGGTGCAAAAGTCCGAGGCGTTGCCATTGTTCGCGCCGGGCGAGTTCGTCCTGGAGATGGGCGGCCTGCCGGGCGATAATCCCGGCCAAGGTTTCCAGAAACCGGCAGTGCTCTTCGAGCTTTTCCTTGGGAGCGGTGGCCAGGTCAGCGCTCAAGACACCGATGGTCTCCTGGCTTTTGCCCTCTTCGGCAGAGCTTGGCAACAAAATGGGCACACAGATAAAGGCGCACGCGGCCAGTTCGTCCGGAGGACGGCCAAAGGCGCGGTTCAGGAATTCGGGGTTGTCCGCCATGCGCGGAATAATAGACGGTGACCCCGAGGCCAGTACCTGGCCGGAAATACCCTGGCCCGGAGCGTAGCGCACGTCCGCAGCTGCGTCGTCTCCGTAGTTGAGATGGAATTGCAGGGTTGCGGTCTGGGGGTCGAAGATGGCCAGAGAGAGCCGTTCGTACCCGTGGTTGGCGGCAATGATATCCAAAAGCCGTTGCAAACCGGTTTGCAACGGGCTTTGGGGATCGAGTTCGCTCAAAACCTGCTTGAGGGTATTGAGAAACGGCATGCACTCGGTCATGGTCAGGCCGCCCCTGCTTGGCGCCCGAGGTGCGCGGCAGCGATGTTGATGTCCACAATGGCAGGTTTGAGGTAGGACCGGATACTCCGTTCCAGGGCGTCGAAACCAAAGGGGAGCACCCCGGCCCCAAAAAGGGCGCCAAGAAGGACCATGTTCGCCGTCAAAACACTGCCAGCCTGTCGTGCCAGCGCAAAACAGGGCAAAAAGGTTACCGTGTCTGCACAAGCGCGGATTTTGGTCTCCATATCCGCGGTTTCCGGATACTGTTCCCGGCCCAGCGCCACTCCGGGCGGCGGAAGGATGTCTTGATTGGAGAAAATGGTGCCTGTCTCGTGGAGATACGGCAAGGCCCGTAAGGTCTCGAGGGGTTCGAAACCGAGCAAAATGTCGGCTTCGCCGTGATCGATACGCGGACTGGCATAGCCTCCGATAAGCACGGTGGATTCAACTACGCCCCCGCGCTGAGCCATGCCGTGGATCTCTCCCGAAGTGACAGGGGCGCCCTCGTCCAGGGCGGTGCGGGCCAAAAGGGTCGTGGCCGTCAAGGTTCCCTGCCCGCCGACTCCAGCCAGAAATATACGTGCCTTATCCATTATCGCTCCTTTTCCGAGCTTTGATATCAGGGCAAATCTGAACGCAGAGCATGCACCCCGTGCACTGGTCTTCGCTGATGGTCACCTGTCCTTCGGAGATGGTGAAGGCGGGACAGGCCACTTGTTCGGCGCACTGGAGCACTTCCTGACCCTGTTGGGCTACATACGCCACTTGCGGGGCCTTTTTCTTCAGCACTCGTTTGGCAAAAAGCGCACATGGATCCTTGGCGATGAGCACTCGGACACCCGACATGGCCTTGAGTTCCTGCAATGCCTCAAGAGTGGCCTTGTGGTTGAACGGTTTGACAGTCTTGATCTGACTGACACCGCAACCACGGACGATCTGCTCAATGTCCACTTTGTTTGCATTTTCGCCAAGAGCGGTCTGGTCAACCCCTGGGTGGGGCTGGTGGCCGGTCATGGCTGTGGTACGGTTGTCGAGGACCACAACCAGGATGTCGTGGTCGTTATAGACCGCATTGACCAATCCGGTAATGCCGGAGTGGAAGAACGTGGAGTCGCCGATGAAAGCGACAACGTCCCGCCCCGTGGCCGCGGCCATGCCGGACCCTCCGGAAACCGAAGATCCCATGCAGAACAAAAAGTCCGCAGCCTTGAGCGGGGGCAGGATGCCCAGGGTGTAGCAGCCGATATCTGAGGAATAAATAGCCTCGTCACCGAAAACCTGGCGCACGGCGTAATAGGTTGCCCGGTGGGAACACCCGGCGCACAGGTTGGGCGGTCGATTGGGAAGTCCTTCCTGGCCTTGGCAGGCCGGTGCAGAGGGCGGGGTGCCTGCCACTGCCTGGGCCAGGGCGTGAGCGACTGTCCTGGTGGAAAATTCCCCGCAACGCGGCAGGAACTCGCTTTTCCCGATGATTTCCAGATCCAGCTGATGGCGTTGGGCCATTTCCCGAATGGCGCTTTCCACAAAAGGTTCCAGTTCCTCGACGACAACTACCTTGTCACGTCCCTGAATGAATTCCAGGAGCTGGTGCTGGGGCAGAGGATAGCTGACCTTGAGTTCCAGCAGGCTGAACTGGTCGGCCTGAGGCATGTCCAGCAAGGCGTCCTGGACATAGGCACGGCAGATGCTGCTGGCGATGATGCCCACAGGGCCTTGCCCGGAAACCGTATTCCACTCTTGATTCTGGATTTCCTCTTCGATGGAGGCGAGTTGGTGCAATAGCTTCGGGTGCCTGTCCCGAGCCACAGCTGGAATGGGCACAAAGCGCATGGGATTTTTTTCAAATTGGCCGGTCCGTTTGGCGGGCGGCAACGCGTCGAAGCGCACAGGGCCCCGGAGGTGGTTCACCCGGGTGGTCGTTCGAAGCATAACAGGCTGCTGCCATTTGGCCGAGAGCAGGAGGGCGTCACGGGTCATGTCTTTGGCTTCCTGAGCCGTTGACGGTTCAAAGCACGGCATCCCGGCCAGCCGGGCGTAGGCCCGATTATCCTGCTCATTCTGGCTGGAGTGGCAGCCCGGGTCGTCGGCGCTCAACAGGACCAGACCTCCCGGTGTGCCGATATAGGCCAGGGTCATCAAGGGATCGGCGGCCACATTGACCCCGACATGTTTCATGGTCACCAGAGTGGGGACGCCTCCCAGGGCAGCCCCTCCGCCGACTTCCAAGGCCACTTTTTCGTTGACTGAATATTCAAAGTGGAAGTTCCCCTCTGGAGAGACCCTGAACAAAGTGTCCGGGACTTCAGAGGATGGGGTGCCGGGATAACAGGTCACACAACCAACACCGGCCTCGAGGGCGCCGCGGGCTATGGCCTCGTTACCCAGCAAGAGGTGCGTTGTTCCCGGGGCATCGGCAAGCAAAGGATGTGGCATTGTTCTGTCCATTCGTGCTTGGAGTTGTGAGAAGTGAGGACCAACCAGCGGCAGTTGCTCATGCCGCTTCGAATTGCTGGTCTCCCCCACCCAGAACCAGAGGGAAGGAGGAGCCAGTGTTGCACTCATCGGGCTACTCAACAAGATCCCACGGGCAGTGTTGTGAGAAACCGTTCACACCTGAATCCAGAAGCGCATGCGCTGTGAACGTGAACGTTTTTACGTCTTGCCCTTGGGATTTTTGAACCCCTGCGTGATAAAGATTGTTTCAACAGTCAGTTAGGAGGCACTTTCCTGGTGCTGGCGTATCTGCGAGATCTTATATTCAAGAAAATCCTGACGCCCGGGCTCCTGCGATGTGCGCAATTCCTGATAGGCCGAGAGGGCTGTGTCCCAGTTCTGCGCGGCTTCGGCAGTCGCAGCGAGTTCTGTCAGAAAAAACTGACGGTAGGGCTCAGCAATGGTCTCCCGCAGGCTTTGGAGAATATCGAGCGCTTGCTCGG
The sequence above is drawn from the Desulfohalobium retbaense DSM 5692 genome and encodes:
- the iorA gene encoding indolepyruvate ferredoxin oxidoreductase subunit alpha, which encodes MPHPLLADAPGTTHLLLGNEAIARGALEAGVGCVTCYPGTPSSEVPDTLFRVSPEGNFHFEYSVNEKVALEVGGGAALGGVPTLVTMKHVGVNVAADPLMTLAYIGTPGGLVLLSADDPGCHSSQNEQDNRAYARLAGMPCFEPSTAQEAKDMTRDALLLSAKWQQPVMLRTTTRVNHLRGPVRFDALPPAKRTGQFEKNPMRFVPIPAVARDRHPKLLHQLASIEEEIQNQEWNTVSGQGPVGIIASSICRAYVQDALLDMPQADQFSLLELKVSYPLPQHQLLEFIQGRDKVVVVEELEPFVESAIREMAQRHQLDLEIIGKSEFLPRCGEFSTRTVAHALAQAVAGTPPSAPACQGQEGLPNRPPNLCAGCSHRATYYAVRQVFGDEAIYSSDIGCYTLGILPPLKAADFLFCMGSSVSGGSGMAAATGRDVVAFIGDSTFFHSGITGLVNAVYNDHDILVVVLDNRTTAMTGHQPHPGVDQTALGENANKVDIEQIVRGCGVSQIKTVKPFNHKATLEALQELKAMSGVRVLIAKDPCALFAKRVLKKKAPQVAYVAQQGQEVLQCAEQVACPAFTISEGQVTISEDQCTGCMLCVQICPDIKARKRSDNG
- a CDS encoding sigma-54-dependent Fis family transcriptional regulator, yielding MTECMPFLNTLKQVLSELDPQSPLQTGLQRLLDIIAANHGYERLSLAIFDPQTATLQFHLNYGDDAAADVRYAPGQGISGQVLASGSPSIIPRMADNPEFLNRAFGRPPDELAACAFICVPILLPSSAEEGKSQETIGVLSADLATAPKEKLEEHCRFLETLAGIIARQAAHLQDELARREQWQRLGLLHQDGDLLQVDTEEIIAFSKTMGMVLQQIYQVAPSRATVLLRGESGTGKELLAEAIHRASPRRDKPCIKLNCAALPADLLESELFGHEKGAFTGAVSAKKGRFEMAHEGTLFLDEIGELSAEAQAKLLRAIQEGEIQRLGSERPIKVDVRLVCATHRPLEMLLEDGSFREDLYYRINVFPVFIPSLRERRDDIIPLTEHFLSYFAREYQKSIKRVSSPAIDLLVQYHWPGNVRELRNCIERAVLLCNEDVIRTYHLPPSLQTAESSATDTDLSFGEAVARFEQELLVEALKKTKGNMLQAARNLRASYRIINYKVKKYGIDVKRISGKK
- a CDS encoding indolepyruvate oxidoreductase subunit beta; this translates as MDKARIFLAGVGGQGTLTATTLLARTALDEGAPVTSGEIHGMAQRGGVVESTVLIGGYASPRIDHGEADILLGFEPLETLRALPYLHETGTIFSNQDILPPPGVALGREQYPETADMETKIRACADTVTFLPCFALARQAGSVLTANMVLLGALFGAGVLPFGFDALERSIRSYLKPAIVDINIAAAHLGRQAGAA